A single region of the Oryzias melastigma strain HK-1 linkage group LG23, ASM292280v2, whole genome shotgun sequence genome encodes:
- the osbpl8 gene encoding oxysterol-binding protein-related protein 8 isoform X5, whose translation MMREEGLLSRRRFSTCGGTASVRPPHPDGRKLIRNASFGGYNELSPISLPGFERGKEDLLPLPLKEDSNSISKSKSETKLYNGSDKDVPGSGGKLTKKESLKVQKKNYREEKKRATKELLSTITDPSVIVMADWLKIRGTLKSWTKLWCVLKPGVLLIYKTHKNGQWVGTVLLNACELIERPSKKDGFCFKLFHPLEQSIWAVKGPKGEAVGSITQPLPSSHLIFRAASESDGRCWMDALELALKCSSLLKRTMIREGKEDMSAVSTSGEHSINFYSLLRAHNLHGFQFNDSDHLKDPDLYSDKSDREGEPDHEESDPEGLEESDSDTSERQDDSYIDLDANEHLLETLYQEESHEELGEAGEAAQTETVSEENKSLIWTLLKQVRPGMDLSKVVLPTFILEPRSFLDKLSDYYYHADFLSEAAVEENAYDRMKKVVKWYISGFYKKPKGLKKPYNPIIGETFRCLWLHQNTNSKTFYIAEQVSHHPPVSAFYVSNRKDGFCLSGSILAKSKFYGNSLSAILDGEARLTFLNRGEDYVMNMPYAHCKGIVYGTMTLELGGQITIACEKTGYSAQLEFKLKPFLGSSDCVNQISGKIKLGKEVLATLEGHWDSEIFINDKKTGTMETFWNPTSELRQSRLIRCTVPMEEQSEFESERLWQHVTRAINNKDQTEATNEKFILEEAQRKSARERKAKCEDWVPALFEQDAVTGEWHYRFADTRPWDPLNDLIQFEKDSCIQTKVRHRTPMVRSGSVISLSNQGPRRENCKCQVTVPKRKHKSDQPKSPESGCSSPEPDRQDSSGSERHKSKHTSRLRKKAADLGELQSAIESIKQTQESINRSITVLRSRTAGRGEAGSFLQQRDYVVIAFLILLQVLINYVFK comes from the exons GTTTCGAGAGGGGAAAGGAGGACCTCCTGCCTCTGCCTTTAAAGGAAGACTCTAATTCAATCTCCAAGAGCAAG TCTGAAACGAAGCTGTACAATGGCTCAGACAAAGACGTGCCGGGATCTGGAGGAAAGCTCACCAAAAAGGAGTCCCTCAAG GTGCAGAAGAAGAACTACAGGGAAGAGAAGAAGAGAGCCACCAAAGAGCTCCTCAGTACCATCACAGATCCGTCTGTCATCGTCATGGCCGACTGGCTGAAG ATCCGGGGCACCCTGAAGTCCTGGACCAAGTTGTGGTGCGTGCTGAAACCTGGCGTCCTCCTCATCTACAAAACCCACAAGAACGGTCAGTGGGTCGGGACGGTGCTGCTGAACGCCTGCGAGCTGATCGAGCGGCCCTCCAAGAAGGACGGCTTCTGCTTCAAGCTCTTCCACCCGCTGGAGCAGTCCATCTGGGCCGTGAAG GGTCCTAAAGGGGAGGCGGTGGGCTCTATCACACAGCCGTTACCCAGCAGCCACCTCATCTTCAGAGCTGCCTCGGAGTCGGACG GACGGTGCTGGATGGACGCCTTAGAGCTGGCCCTGAAGTGCTCCAGCCTGCTGAAGAGGACCATGATCCGTGAGGGCAAGGAGGACATGAGCGCCGTGTCCACCAGCGGAGAGCACTCCATTAACTTCTACAGCCTCCTCAGAGCCCACAACCTGCACGGTTTCCA GTTCAACGACAGCGACCATCTGAAAGACCCGGACCTCTACTCCGACAAGTCCGACCGAGAGGGGGAGCCGGACCATGAGGAGTCGGACCCTGAGGGGTTGGAGGAGAGCGACAGCGACACGTCAGAGCGCCAGGATGACTCCTACATCGACTTGGACGCAAACGAACATCTGCTAGAAACCCTGTACCAGGAGGAGTCCCACGAGGAGCTGGGGGAG GCGGGGGAAGCTGCTCAGACAGAGACGGTATCGGAGGAGAACAAATCCCTGATCTGGACCCTGTTGAAGCAGGTCCGACCTGGCATGGACCTGTCCAAGGTGGTTTTGCCCACTTTCATCCTGGAGCCGAGGTCCTTCCTGGACAAGCTGTCGGACTACTACTACCATGCAGACTTCCTGTCAGA AGCTGCGGTCGAAGAGAACGCCTACGACCGGATGAAGAAGGTGGTGAAGTGGTACATCTCTGGGTTTTATAAGAAGCCAAAG GGGCTGAAAAAGCCCTACAACCCCATCATCGGGGAGACCTTTCGCTGCCTGTGGCTCCATCAAAACACCAACAGCAAGACCTTCTACATCGCAGAGCAG GTgtcccatcatccacctgtaTCAGCCTTCTACGTCAGCAACAGAAAAGACGGCTTCTGCTTAAGCGGCAGCATCCTGGCCAAGTCCAAGTTCTACG GAAACTCTCTGTCGGCCATATTGGATGGAGAAGCTCGCCTGACCTTTCTGAACCGCGGGGAGGACTACGTGATGAACATGCCCTACGCTCACTGCAAAG GGATCGTTTACGGTACCATGACCCTGGAGCTGGGGGGGCAGATCACCATAGCCTGTGAAAAGACGGGCTACAGCGCTCAGCTGGAGTTCAAGCTGAAG CCGTTCCTGGGAAGCAGCGACTGCGTCAATCAGATCTCCGGGAAGATAAAACTGGGAAAGGAAGTGCTGGCGACTCTGGAAGGACACTGG GACAGCGAAATCTTCATCAACGACAAGAAGACCGGGACCATGGAGACGTTCTGGAACCCCACGTCAGAGCTGAGGCAGAGCCGACTGATCCGGTGCACCGTCCCAATGGAGGAGCAGAGCGAGTTCGAGTCTGAGAG GCTGTGGCAGCACGTGACCCGGGCCATCAACAACAAGGACCAGACGGAGGCCACCAACGAGAAGTTCATCCTGGAGGAGGCCCAGAGGAAGTCCGCCCGTGAGCGCAAAGCCAAATGTGAGGATTGGGTCCCCGCCCTGTTCGAGCAGGACGCCGTCACCGGAGAGTGGCATTACAGATTCGCCGA CACCCGGCCCTGGGATCCTCTCAACGACCTGATCCAGTTTGAGAAAGACAGCTGCATCCAGACCAAGGTCCGGCACCGCACCCCCATGGTACGTTCTGGCAGTGTAATTAGTCTGAGTAACCAGGGGCCGCGCAGGGAAAACTGCAAGTGTCAG GTGACGGTGCCAAAGAGGAAGCACAAGAGCGACCAGCCCAAGAGCCCGGAGAGCGGCTGCTCCTCACCAGAACCCGACCGCCAAGACTCGTCTGGCAGCGAGC GACACAAAAGCAAACACACCAGCCGCCTGAGGAAGAAGGCTGCAGACCTGGGGGAGCTCCAAAGTGCCATTGAGTCCATAAAGCAGACGCAGGAGAGCATCAACAG GAGCATCACCGTTCTGCGCAGCCGGACGGCGGGCCGCGGGGAAGCCGGCTCCTTCCTGCAGCAGCGGGACTACGTGGTCATCGCCTTCCTCATCCTCCTTCAGGTCCTGATCAACTACGTCTTCAAGTAG
- the osbpl8 gene encoding oxysterol-binding protein-related protein 8 isoform X6, translated as MSQRQVKERDKEREKEAGLQTPSREHMASPSALSPGVSYSHGFERGKEDLLPLPLKEDSNSISKSKSETKLYNGSDKDVPGSGGKLTKKESLKVQKKNYREEKKRATKELLSTITDPSVIVMADWLKIRGTLKSWTKLWCVLKPGVLLIYKTHKNGQWVGTVLLNACELIERPSKKDGFCFKLFHPLEQSIWAVKGPKGEAVGSITQPLPSSHLIFRAASESDGRCWMDALELALKCSSLLKRTMIREGKEDMSAVSTSGEHSINFYSLLRAHNLHGFQFNDSDHLKDPDLYSDKSDREGEPDHEESDPEGLEESDSDTSERQDDSYIDLDANEHLLETLYQEESHEELGEAGEAAQTETVSEENKSLIWTLLKQVRPGMDLSKVVLPTFILEPRSFLDKLSDYYYHADFLSEAAVEENAYDRMKKVVKWYISGFYKKPKGLKKPYNPIIGETFRCLWLHQNTNSKTFYIAEQVSHHPPVSAFYVSNRKDGFCLSGSILAKSKFYGNSLSAILDGEARLTFLNRGEDYVMNMPYAHCKGIVYGTMTLELGGQITIACEKTGYSAQLEFKLKPFLGSSDCVNQISGKIKLGKEVLATLEGHWDSEIFINDKKTGTMETFWNPTSELRQSRLIRCTVPMEEQSEFESERLWQHVTRAINNKDQTEATNEKFILEEAQRKSARERKAKCEDWVPALFEQDAVTGEWHYRFADTRPWDPLNDLIQFEKDSCIQTKVRHRTPMVRSGSVISLSNQGPRRENCKCQVTVPKRKHKSDQPKSPESGCSSPEPDRQDSSGSERHKSKHTSRLRKKAADLGELQSAIESIKQTQESINRSITVLRSRTAGRGEAGSFLQQRDYVVIAFLILLQVLINYVFK; from the exons GTTTCGAGAGGGGAAAGGAGGACCTCCTGCCTCTGCCTTTAAAGGAAGACTCTAATTCAATCTCCAAGAGCAAG TCTGAAACGAAGCTGTACAATGGCTCAGACAAAGACGTGCCGGGATCTGGAGGAAAGCTCACCAAAAAGGAGTCCCTCAAG GTGCAGAAGAAGAACTACAGGGAAGAGAAGAAGAGAGCCACCAAAGAGCTCCTCAGTACCATCACAGATCCGTCTGTCATCGTCATGGCCGACTGGCTGAAG ATCCGGGGCACCCTGAAGTCCTGGACCAAGTTGTGGTGCGTGCTGAAACCTGGCGTCCTCCTCATCTACAAAACCCACAAGAACGGTCAGTGGGTCGGGACGGTGCTGCTGAACGCCTGCGAGCTGATCGAGCGGCCCTCCAAGAAGGACGGCTTCTGCTTCAAGCTCTTCCACCCGCTGGAGCAGTCCATCTGGGCCGTGAAG GGTCCTAAAGGGGAGGCGGTGGGCTCTATCACACAGCCGTTACCCAGCAGCCACCTCATCTTCAGAGCTGCCTCGGAGTCGGACG GACGGTGCTGGATGGACGCCTTAGAGCTGGCCCTGAAGTGCTCCAGCCTGCTGAAGAGGACCATGATCCGTGAGGGCAAGGAGGACATGAGCGCCGTGTCCACCAGCGGAGAGCACTCCATTAACTTCTACAGCCTCCTCAGAGCCCACAACCTGCACGGTTTCCA GTTCAACGACAGCGACCATCTGAAAGACCCGGACCTCTACTCCGACAAGTCCGACCGAGAGGGGGAGCCGGACCATGAGGAGTCGGACCCTGAGGGGTTGGAGGAGAGCGACAGCGACACGTCAGAGCGCCAGGATGACTCCTACATCGACTTGGACGCAAACGAACATCTGCTAGAAACCCTGTACCAGGAGGAGTCCCACGAGGAGCTGGGGGAG GCGGGGGAAGCTGCTCAGACAGAGACGGTATCGGAGGAGAACAAATCCCTGATCTGGACCCTGTTGAAGCAGGTCCGACCTGGCATGGACCTGTCCAAGGTGGTTTTGCCCACTTTCATCCTGGAGCCGAGGTCCTTCCTGGACAAGCTGTCGGACTACTACTACCATGCAGACTTCCTGTCAGA AGCTGCGGTCGAAGAGAACGCCTACGACCGGATGAAGAAGGTGGTGAAGTGGTACATCTCTGGGTTTTATAAGAAGCCAAAG GGGCTGAAAAAGCCCTACAACCCCATCATCGGGGAGACCTTTCGCTGCCTGTGGCTCCATCAAAACACCAACAGCAAGACCTTCTACATCGCAGAGCAG GTgtcccatcatccacctgtaTCAGCCTTCTACGTCAGCAACAGAAAAGACGGCTTCTGCTTAAGCGGCAGCATCCTGGCCAAGTCCAAGTTCTACG GAAACTCTCTGTCGGCCATATTGGATGGAGAAGCTCGCCTGACCTTTCTGAACCGCGGGGAGGACTACGTGATGAACATGCCCTACGCTCACTGCAAAG GGATCGTTTACGGTACCATGACCCTGGAGCTGGGGGGGCAGATCACCATAGCCTGTGAAAAGACGGGCTACAGCGCTCAGCTGGAGTTCAAGCTGAAG CCGTTCCTGGGAAGCAGCGACTGCGTCAATCAGATCTCCGGGAAGATAAAACTGGGAAAGGAAGTGCTGGCGACTCTGGAAGGACACTGG GACAGCGAAATCTTCATCAACGACAAGAAGACCGGGACCATGGAGACGTTCTGGAACCCCACGTCAGAGCTGAGGCAGAGCCGACTGATCCGGTGCACCGTCCCAATGGAGGAGCAGAGCGAGTTCGAGTCTGAGAG GCTGTGGCAGCACGTGACCCGGGCCATCAACAACAAGGACCAGACGGAGGCCACCAACGAGAAGTTCATCCTGGAGGAGGCCCAGAGGAAGTCCGCCCGTGAGCGCAAAGCCAAATGTGAGGATTGGGTCCCCGCCCTGTTCGAGCAGGACGCCGTCACCGGAGAGTGGCATTACAGATTCGCCGA CACCCGGCCCTGGGATCCTCTCAACGACCTGATCCAGTTTGAGAAAGACAGCTGCATCCAGACCAAGGTCCGGCACCGCACCCCCATGGTACGTTCTGGCAGTGTAATTAGTCTGAGTAACCAGGGGCCGCGCAGGGAAAACTGCAAGTGTCAG GTGACGGTGCCAAAGAGGAAGCACAAGAGCGACCAGCCCAAGAGCCCGGAGAGCGGCTGCTCCTCACCAGAACCCGACCGCCAAGACTCGTCTGGCAGCGAGC GACACAAAAGCAAACACACCAGCCGCCTGAGGAAGAAGGCTGCAGACCTGGGGGAGCTCCAAAGTGCCATTGAGTCCATAAAGCAGACGCAGGAGAGCATCAACAG GAGCATCACCGTTCTGCGCAGCCGGACGGCGGGCCGCGGGGAAGCCGGCTCCTTCCTGCAGCAGCGGGACTACGTGGTCATCGCCTTCCTCATCCTCCTTCAGGTCCTGATCAACTACGTCTTCAAGTAG
- the osbpl8 gene encoding oxysterol-binding protein-related protein 8 isoform X4: MDSSSESQTEPEKTPHNAESREHQGTSAAVASGDEPVLLTPGRMSQRQVKERDKEREKEAGLQTPSREHMASPSALSPGVSYSHGFERGKEDLLPLPLKEDSNSISKSKSETKLYNGSDKDVPGSGGKLTKKESLKVQKKNYREEKKRATKELLSTITDPSVIVMADWLKIRGTLKSWTKLWCVLKPGVLLIYKTHKNGQWVGTVLLNACELIERPSKKDGFCFKLFHPLEQSIWAVKGPKGEAVGSITQPLPSSHLIFRAASESDGRCWMDALELALKCSSLLKRTMIREGKEDMSAVSTSGEHSINFYSLLRAHNLHGFQFNDSDHLKDPDLYSDKSDREGEPDHEESDPEGLEESDSDTSERQDDSYIDLDANEHLLETLYQEESHEELGEAGEAAQTETVSEENKSLIWTLLKQVRPGMDLSKVVLPTFILEPRSFLDKLSDYYYHADFLSEAAVEENAYDRMKKVVKWYISGFYKKPKGLKKPYNPIIGETFRCLWLHQNTNSKTFYIAEQVSHHPPVSAFYVSNRKDGFCLSGSILAKSKFYGNSLSAILDGEARLTFLNRGEDYVMNMPYAHCKGIVYGTMTLELGGQITIACEKTGYSAQLEFKLKPFLGSSDCVNQISGKIKLGKEVLATLEGHWDSEIFINDKKTGTMETFWNPTSELRQSRLIRCTVPMEEQSEFESERLWQHVTRAINNKDQTEATNEKFILEEAQRKSARERKAKCEDWVPALFEQDAVTGEWHYRFADTRPWDPLNDLIQFEKDSCIQTKVRHRTPMVRSGSVISLSNQGPRRENCKCQVTVPKRKHKSDQPKSPESGCSSPEPDRQDSSGSERHKSKHTSRLRKKAADLGELQSAIESIKQTQESINRSITVLRSRTAGRGEAGSFLQQRDYVVIAFLILLQVLINYVFK; encoded by the exons GTTTCGAGAGGGGAAAGGAGGACCTCCTGCCTCTGCCTTTAAAGGAAGACTCTAATTCAATCTCCAAGAGCAAG TCTGAAACGAAGCTGTACAATGGCTCAGACAAAGACGTGCCGGGATCTGGAGGAAAGCTCACCAAAAAGGAGTCCCTCAAG GTGCAGAAGAAGAACTACAGGGAAGAGAAGAAGAGAGCCACCAAAGAGCTCCTCAGTACCATCACAGATCCGTCTGTCATCGTCATGGCCGACTGGCTGAAG ATCCGGGGCACCCTGAAGTCCTGGACCAAGTTGTGGTGCGTGCTGAAACCTGGCGTCCTCCTCATCTACAAAACCCACAAGAACGGTCAGTGGGTCGGGACGGTGCTGCTGAACGCCTGCGAGCTGATCGAGCGGCCCTCCAAGAAGGACGGCTTCTGCTTCAAGCTCTTCCACCCGCTGGAGCAGTCCATCTGGGCCGTGAAG GGTCCTAAAGGGGAGGCGGTGGGCTCTATCACACAGCCGTTACCCAGCAGCCACCTCATCTTCAGAGCTGCCTCGGAGTCGGACG GACGGTGCTGGATGGACGCCTTAGAGCTGGCCCTGAAGTGCTCCAGCCTGCTGAAGAGGACCATGATCCGTGAGGGCAAGGAGGACATGAGCGCCGTGTCCACCAGCGGAGAGCACTCCATTAACTTCTACAGCCTCCTCAGAGCCCACAACCTGCACGGTTTCCA GTTCAACGACAGCGACCATCTGAAAGACCCGGACCTCTACTCCGACAAGTCCGACCGAGAGGGGGAGCCGGACCATGAGGAGTCGGACCCTGAGGGGTTGGAGGAGAGCGACAGCGACACGTCAGAGCGCCAGGATGACTCCTACATCGACTTGGACGCAAACGAACATCTGCTAGAAACCCTGTACCAGGAGGAGTCCCACGAGGAGCTGGGGGAG GCGGGGGAAGCTGCTCAGACAGAGACGGTATCGGAGGAGAACAAATCCCTGATCTGGACCCTGTTGAAGCAGGTCCGACCTGGCATGGACCTGTCCAAGGTGGTTTTGCCCACTTTCATCCTGGAGCCGAGGTCCTTCCTGGACAAGCTGTCGGACTACTACTACCATGCAGACTTCCTGTCAGA AGCTGCGGTCGAAGAGAACGCCTACGACCGGATGAAGAAGGTGGTGAAGTGGTACATCTCTGGGTTTTATAAGAAGCCAAAG GGGCTGAAAAAGCCCTACAACCCCATCATCGGGGAGACCTTTCGCTGCCTGTGGCTCCATCAAAACACCAACAGCAAGACCTTCTACATCGCAGAGCAG GTgtcccatcatccacctgtaTCAGCCTTCTACGTCAGCAACAGAAAAGACGGCTTCTGCTTAAGCGGCAGCATCCTGGCCAAGTCCAAGTTCTACG GAAACTCTCTGTCGGCCATATTGGATGGAGAAGCTCGCCTGACCTTTCTGAACCGCGGGGAGGACTACGTGATGAACATGCCCTACGCTCACTGCAAAG GGATCGTTTACGGTACCATGACCCTGGAGCTGGGGGGGCAGATCACCATAGCCTGTGAAAAGACGGGCTACAGCGCTCAGCTGGAGTTCAAGCTGAAG CCGTTCCTGGGAAGCAGCGACTGCGTCAATCAGATCTCCGGGAAGATAAAACTGGGAAAGGAAGTGCTGGCGACTCTGGAAGGACACTGG GACAGCGAAATCTTCATCAACGACAAGAAGACCGGGACCATGGAGACGTTCTGGAACCCCACGTCAGAGCTGAGGCAGAGCCGACTGATCCGGTGCACCGTCCCAATGGAGGAGCAGAGCGAGTTCGAGTCTGAGAG GCTGTGGCAGCACGTGACCCGGGCCATCAACAACAAGGACCAGACGGAGGCCACCAACGAGAAGTTCATCCTGGAGGAGGCCCAGAGGAAGTCCGCCCGTGAGCGCAAAGCCAAATGTGAGGATTGGGTCCCCGCCCTGTTCGAGCAGGACGCCGTCACCGGAGAGTGGCATTACAGATTCGCCGA CACCCGGCCCTGGGATCCTCTCAACGACCTGATCCAGTTTGAGAAAGACAGCTGCATCCAGACCAAGGTCCGGCACCGCACCCCCATGGTACGTTCTGGCAGTGTAATTAGTCTGAGTAACCAGGGGCCGCGCAGGGAAAACTGCAAGTGTCAG GTGACGGTGCCAAAGAGGAAGCACAAGAGCGACCAGCCCAAGAGCCCGGAGAGCGGCTGCTCCTCACCAGAACCCGACCGCCAAGACTCGTCTGGCAGCGAGC GACACAAAAGCAAACACACCAGCCGCCTGAGGAAGAAGGCTGCAGACCTGGGGGAGCTCCAAAGTGCCATTGAGTCCATAAAGCAGACGCAGGAGAGCATCAACAG GAGCATCACCGTTCTGCGCAGCCGGACGGCGGGCCGCGGGGAAGCCGGCTCCTTCCTGCAGCAGCGGGACTACGTGGTCATCGCCTTCCTCATCCTCCTTCAGGTCCTGATCAACTACGTCTTCAAGTAG
- the osbpl8 gene encoding oxysterol-binding protein-related protein 8 isoform X7 has product MMREEGLLSRRRFSTCGGTASVRPPHPDGRKLIRNASFGGYNELSPISLPGFERGKEDLLPLPLKEDSNSISKSKSETKLYNGSDKDVPGSGGKLTKKESLKVQKKNYREEKKRATKELLSTITDPSVIVMADWLKIRGTLKSWTKLWCVLKPGVLLIYKTHKNGQWVGTVLLNACELIERPSKKDGFCFKLFHPLEQSIWAVKGPKGEAVGSITQPLPSSHLIFRAASESDGRCWMDALELALKCSSLLKRTMIREGKEDMSAVSTSGEHSINFYSLLRAHNLHGFQFNDSDHLKDPDLYSDKSDREGEPDHEESDPEGLEESDSDTSERQDDSYIDLDANEHLLETLYQEESHEELGEAGEAAQTETVSEENKSLIWTLLKQVRPGMDLSKVVLPTFILEPRSFLDKLSDYYYHADFLSEAAVEENAYDRMKKVVKWYISGFYKKPKGLKKPYNPIIGETFRCLWLHQNTNSKTFYIAEQVSHHPPVSAFYVSNRKDGFCLSGSILAKSKFYGNSLSAILDGEARLTFLNRGEDYVMNMPYAHCKGIVYGTMTLELGGQITIACEKTGYSAQLEFKLKPFLGSSDCVNQISGKIKLGKEVLATLEGHWDSEIFINDKKTGTMETFWNPTSELRQSRLIRCTVPMEEQSEFESERLWQHVTRAINNKDQTEATNEKFILEEAQRKSARERKAKCEDWVPALFEQDAVTGEWHYRFADTRPWDPLNDLIQFEKDSCIQTKVRHRTPMVTVPKRKHKSDQPKSPESGCSSPEPDRQDSSGSERHKSKHTSRLRKKAADLGELQSAIESIKQTQESINRSITVLRSRTAGRGEAGSFLQQRDYVVIAFLILLQVLINYVFK; this is encoded by the exons GTTTCGAGAGGGGAAAGGAGGACCTCCTGCCTCTGCCTTTAAAGGAAGACTCTAATTCAATCTCCAAGAGCAAG TCTGAAACGAAGCTGTACAATGGCTCAGACAAAGACGTGCCGGGATCTGGAGGAAAGCTCACCAAAAAGGAGTCCCTCAAG GTGCAGAAGAAGAACTACAGGGAAGAGAAGAAGAGAGCCACCAAAGAGCTCCTCAGTACCATCACAGATCCGTCTGTCATCGTCATGGCCGACTGGCTGAAG ATCCGGGGCACCCTGAAGTCCTGGACCAAGTTGTGGTGCGTGCTGAAACCTGGCGTCCTCCTCATCTACAAAACCCACAAGAACGGTCAGTGGGTCGGGACGGTGCTGCTGAACGCCTGCGAGCTGATCGAGCGGCCCTCCAAGAAGGACGGCTTCTGCTTCAAGCTCTTCCACCCGCTGGAGCAGTCCATCTGGGCCGTGAAG GGTCCTAAAGGGGAGGCGGTGGGCTCTATCACACAGCCGTTACCCAGCAGCCACCTCATCTTCAGAGCTGCCTCGGAGTCGGACG GACGGTGCTGGATGGACGCCTTAGAGCTGGCCCTGAAGTGCTCCAGCCTGCTGAAGAGGACCATGATCCGTGAGGGCAAGGAGGACATGAGCGCCGTGTCCACCAGCGGAGAGCACTCCATTAACTTCTACAGCCTCCTCAGAGCCCACAACCTGCACGGTTTCCA GTTCAACGACAGCGACCATCTGAAAGACCCGGACCTCTACTCCGACAAGTCCGACCGAGAGGGGGAGCCGGACCATGAGGAGTCGGACCCTGAGGGGTTGGAGGAGAGCGACAGCGACACGTCAGAGCGCCAGGATGACTCCTACATCGACTTGGACGCAAACGAACATCTGCTAGAAACCCTGTACCAGGAGGAGTCCCACGAGGAGCTGGGGGAG GCGGGGGAAGCTGCTCAGACAGAGACGGTATCGGAGGAGAACAAATCCCTGATCTGGACCCTGTTGAAGCAGGTCCGACCTGGCATGGACCTGTCCAAGGTGGTTTTGCCCACTTTCATCCTGGAGCCGAGGTCCTTCCTGGACAAGCTGTCGGACTACTACTACCATGCAGACTTCCTGTCAGA AGCTGCGGTCGAAGAGAACGCCTACGACCGGATGAAGAAGGTGGTGAAGTGGTACATCTCTGGGTTTTATAAGAAGCCAAAG GGGCTGAAAAAGCCCTACAACCCCATCATCGGGGAGACCTTTCGCTGCCTGTGGCTCCATCAAAACACCAACAGCAAGACCTTCTACATCGCAGAGCAG GTgtcccatcatccacctgtaTCAGCCTTCTACGTCAGCAACAGAAAAGACGGCTTCTGCTTAAGCGGCAGCATCCTGGCCAAGTCCAAGTTCTACG GAAACTCTCTGTCGGCCATATTGGATGGAGAAGCTCGCCTGACCTTTCTGAACCGCGGGGAGGACTACGTGATGAACATGCCCTACGCTCACTGCAAAG GGATCGTTTACGGTACCATGACCCTGGAGCTGGGGGGGCAGATCACCATAGCCTGTGAAAAGACGGGCTACAGCGCTCAGCTGGAGTTCAAGCTGAAG CCGTTCCTGGGAAGCAGCGACTGCGTCAATCAGATCTCCGGGAAGATAAAACTGGGAAAGGAAGTGCTGGCGACTCTGGAAGGACACTGG GACAGCGAAATCTTCATCAACGACAAGAAGACCGGGACCATGGAGACGTTCTGGAACCCCACGTCAGAGCTGAGGCAGAGCCGACTGATCCGGTGCACCGTCCCAATGGAGGAGCAGAGCGAGTTCGAGTCTGAGAG GCTGTGGCAGCACGTGACCCGGGCCATCAACAACAAGGACCAGACGGAGGCCACCAACGAGAAGTTCATCCTGGAGGAGGCCCAGAGGAAGTCCGCCCGTGAGCGCAAAGCCAAATGTGAGGATTGGGTCCCCGCCCTGTTCGAGCAGGACGCCGTCACCGGAGAGTGGCATTACAGATTCGCCGA CACCCGGCCCTGGGATCCTCTCAACGACCTGATCCAGTTTGAGAAAGACAGCTGCATCCAGACCAAGGTCCGGCACCGCACCCCCATG GTGACGGTGCCAAAGAGGAAGCACAAGAGCGACCAGCCCAAGAGCCCGGAGAGCGGCTGCTCCTCACCAGAACCCGACCGCCAAGACTCGTCTGGCAGCGAGC GACACAAAAGCAAACACACCAGCCGCCTGAGGAAGAAGGCTGCAGACCTGGGGGAGCTCCAAAGTGCCATTGAGTCCATAAAGCAGACGCAGGAGAGCATCAACAG GAGCATCACCGTTCTGCGCAGCCGGACGGCGGGCCGCGGGGAAGCCGGCTCCTTCCTGCAGCAGCGGGACTACGTGGTCATCGCCTTCCTCATCCTCCTTCAGGTCCTGATCAACTACGTCTTCAAGTAG